From Schizosaccharomyces pombe strain 972h- genome assembly, chromosome: II, the proteins below share one genomic window:
- the med15 gene encoding mediator complex subunit Med15, producing MNRNVDKGWQAQIRPNERQSIALQIAQTLRIISPSISEVQLMNMALSFERQAFDGASSKNEYLTTCGKKTAQLRDQIRDTLQATQMKQMPSVYNNAGNVGALPTAGPNRLANNPRVMPRLQNQNVPMQAGMQQFARNMKLTPQQRQFLLQQSQIQQQRQQQQQQSQQPQQTQQPQASSPTAPNTEANQQRSGSVPGRIVPALTQQQLNNLCNQITALLARNGNPPIPMQKLQSMPPARLISIYQNQIQKFRSLQHMQQQQQQQQQQQQQQQQQQQQQQQQQQQQQQQQQKQAPQNAFFPNPQGNVGAQSLQSMSPQDQPSTQQQQPQRTAAPPNNPNVNATNNNRINIEMLNIPVPKQLFDQIPNLPPNVKIWRDVLELGQSQRLPPEQLKLIGMLYRKHLQIILQHRQQQLNKIQNARMNSQNAPNTNKLGNPQPDNTGNPQAFSQQAFAQQQQQQQQQLHRTSNPTSASVTSQNGQQPINTKLSANAAKTNYQSYLTNKARNATQPTQPPVSQVDYSNNLPPNLDTSSTFRSSASPPSAFTKAGNEALSVPLSGARNTAASRPTNLAAGNSSASIVQQLLECGGTMGQQKMTSRIRELTERVMHSLMRPVPLDLPHDQKVMIASLIKSAYPMFSRTNQLICLFYCLTGNEEATIQLIQMRHIFKLQLEGLQQGVFTCAPQTLAKIKEKTSRYFAFVKAQLLRLHHEVNNNNMSIQNALAHISSLRTASINQQQQPQPQSQQQQQASQFPQAPSVSSNVRPINGSIPNAQPSVPGQAQPAAKANSVGNTSFPVDSKLAFQSLDVSQPDLQAKQKIASQVMKHGLKPEDLKLPPSKKKKIENLSTVQKPKDSVVNTPDVIMSSVDEIPSSVSPGTIAKEEGMAKAREEAIANPLKYAIDAFVAVDHEEEVSAIKSSQTPSSILKTPQSFFIPPSTPDLSFTDNKNSLSPSNILSLDGKFSFNDDSELWADLGNEINSEIGFLKEPDTMNLALDADKDKTKMQNKLTQINFDESCFLDPAIDDKDPWNEMLHEKKVLLKQLQVGNEDEDNIAFPTSTNIWQVVI from the exons ATGAACCGGAATGTTGATAAGGGATGGCAAGCACAAATTCGTCCTAATGAGAGACAGAGCATTGCCTTGCAAAT TGCTCAAACTTTACGAATTATCTCTCCCTCAATTTCCGAAGTCCAACTCATGAATATGGCTTTGTCATTTGAGCGTCAGGCTTTTGATGGTGCCAGTAGCAAg AATGAATACTTAACTACATGTGGCAAGAAGACAGCACAATTGAGAGATCAAATACGTGACACATTGCAGGCAACCcaaatgaaacaaatgCCTTCTGTGTATAACAATGCGGGTAATGTTGGAGCTCTCCCTACTGCCGGACCTAACAGGTTGGCAAATAATCCCAGAGTAATGCCGAGACTTCAAAACCAAAATGTTCCAATGCAAGCAGGAATGCAACAGTTTGCTAGAAATATGAAGTTGACCCCACAACAAAGGcaatttttacttcaaCAATCTCAAATCCAGCAACAAAGGCAGCAGCAACAGCAGCAGTCGCAACAACCTCAACAAACACAACAACCGCAAGCTTCATCACCAACAGCTCCCAATACAGAAGCAAACCAACAAAGATCTGGTAGTGTTCCTGGTCGAATAGTTCCTGCATTGACCCAACAACagttaaataatttatgtAATCAAATTACAGCTTTGCTTGCAAGGAATGGCAATCCACCAATTCCTATGCAAAAATTACAATCGATGCCACCTGCGAGACTTATTTCAATATATCAAAACcagattcaaaaatttcgttCATTGCAGCATATGCAGCAACAACAGCagcaacaacaacaacaacaacaacaacaacaacaacaacaacaacaacaacaacaacaacaacaacaacaacaacaacaacaacaaaagCAAGCTCCgcaaaatgctttttttccaaaccCTCAAGGTAACGTTGGTGCCCAGTCTCTTCAAAGTATGTCTCCACAAGACCAACCTTCTACTCAGCAACAGCAACCTCAGCGAACTGCTGCTCCTCCAAATAATCCTAATGTGAATGCTACGAATAATAACCGTATAAATATTGAGATGCTAAATATCCCGGTTCCTAAGCAATTGTTCGATCAAATTCCTAATTTACCTCCAAATGTCAAAATATGGAGAGATGTGTTAGAATTAGGACAATCTCAGCGTTTACCTCCGGAACAATTGAAGCTAATAGGTATGCTATATAGAAAGCACCtacaaattattttgcaGCACCGACAGCAACAGCTTAATAAAATACAGAATGCTCGAATGAACTCGCAAAATGCCCCTAATACCAATAAACTGGGGAATCCACAACCTGATAATACGGGCAACCCCCAAGCGTTCTCGCAGCAAGCATTTGCTCAGCAACagcaacaacaacaacagcAGTTGCACCGTACTTCTAATCCTACAAGTGCTTCTGTTACTTCACAAAATGGCCAACAACCGATCAATACAAAGCTTTCAGCTAATGCCGCCAAAACTAATTATCAAAGCTATTTGACAAATAAGGCTCGCAACGCTACTCAACCCACTCAGCCGCCTGTATCTCAGGTCGACTATTCAAATAATCTACCTCCTAATCTTGATACATCGTCTACATTTAGAAGTTCTGCAAGTCCTCCTTCAGCTTTTACGAAGGCGGGGAATGAAGCACTTTCAGTTCCTCTTAGTGGTGCAAGAAACACCGCTGCTTCAAGGCCTACAAACTTAGCGGCTGGAAATAGTAGTGCTTCTATCGTTCAGCAACTGCTTGAGTGTGGAGGAACTATGGGACAACAAAAGATGACTTCGCGTATTCGAGAACTCACCGAAAGAGTAATGCATAGTTTGATGCGGCCAGTGCCTCTTGATTTGCCTCATGATCAAAAGGTTATGATTGCGAGTCTTATCAAATCTGCATATCCTATGTTTAGCCGTACAAATCAACTGATTTGCCTGTTTTACTGTTTGACAGGCAATGAGGAAGCCACGATTCAATTGATACAAATGCGtcatatatttaaattacaaCTTGAAGGTCTTCAGCAAGGTGTTTTTACTTGTGCTCCGCAAACATTGGCCAAGATTAAGGAGAAAACCAGTCGCTATTTTGCCTTTGTGAAAGCTCAACTGTTAAGACTTCACCATGAAgtaaataacaataatatGAGTATTCAAAATGCTCTTGCCCATATCTCCTCGCTCCGTACTGCATCTATTAATCAACAGCAGCAGCCACAGCCACAGTCACAGCAGCAACAACAGGCTTCCCAGTTTCCTCAAGCTCCTTCTGTATCATCCAATGTACGTCCTATCAATGGATCAATTCCTAATGCGCAACCCAGTGTTCCTGGGCAAGCCCAACCTGCAGCCAAAGCAAATTCTGTTGGTAACACATCTTTTCCTGTTGACAGTAAACTTGCATTCCAATCCTTGGATGTATCTCAGCCGGATTTGCAAGCCAAACAGAAGATTGCATCACAAGTCATGAAACATGGTTTAAAACCAGAAGATCTCAAGTTACCGCCTTctaagaagaaaaagatagAAAACTTATCGACAGTTCAAAAACCTAAGGATTCAGTCGTAAATACTCCTGATGTTATAATGTCAAGTGTAGATGAAATACCTTCTAGTGTTTCTCCAGGTACTATAGCCAAAGAGGAAGGAATGGCTAAAGCTCGGGAAGAAGCAATTGCTAATCCTTTGAAGTACGCAATCGATGCATTTGTGGCTGTAGACcatgaagaagaagtttCTGCTATCAAATCATCACAGACTCCTAGTtctattttgaaaacaccTCAGTCGTTTTTCATTCCTCCGTCAACTCCAGATTTATCATTTACAGATAACAAAAACTCACTTAGTCCATCTAATATTTTGTCATTGGACggaaaattttcatttaatgaTGATTCGGAGCTTTGGGCTGATTTAGGTAATGAAATCAACTCTGAAATCGGATTTTTAAAGGAACCAGATACCATGAATCTTGCTTTGGATGCAGATAAAGATAAGACTAAAATGCAAAATAAGCTTACtcaaattaattttgatgaatCATGTTTTCTAGATCCAGCGATCGACGATAAAGATCCATGGAATGAAATGCTTcatgaaaagaaagttttgcTAAAGCAGCTTCAAGTGGGTAACGAAGATGAAGACAACATCGCATTTCCAACATCTACAAACATATGGCAAGTTgtgatttaa
- the puf2 gene encoding pumilio family RNA-binding protein Puf2, producing MHQDAMQGSIYEGSRRNTISKPSNNNPPLDMSSLNNDFGQQLDSLATGVGSGSLNGTTNPSSNFNDSNRSNISSSLRSEMEMSNNLLKNTQNDTWTSTVGLSVPENQEAMNFNEGPTGISSIASKNNSSITSKLQNNSNLSVTSSANRGRTSSVSSSYDPSFPWGPRMSSVSSGKQHLSSLSLHTHFNPSSSSTVSSDSLESSQQKAPSSSSTATPASAASEIISNKDPVVEPTHSASNAANSGSNTIRARQTTRTRSNTLPWSPRVFGPTLGYNTPPFGYPPTTSSALPNASGSSSSFFGLPTAVSASAGTSFSDISPAAPKASLENNIASNASSLLNPVGLDHFSAASGWSRDFNHLPASSLATARSSLTGNAKSGIDSSVTGMPSDNYARVVESSTAEFFDPSLASSFGLTNYRTKPLTTGFNHPRPQGHGLNTSLFNTSSGGSLKSPTFEVSNRLGDVDTVPDLPPLGSLSSRPKPSSSSRRRSQSLSAMLKTSNPYMPSPSLLSGSLANSSEHSSSPRLRGSPIHNQPVSSSKSTASLNTNNNGLRASTPEMANISTRSSSESNNTNSWPTVGDATIENLTQHEPTHALWVGNLPSGVSATTVATTFSAYGTVSSIRMLSHKHSAFLNFDSVETAKHVLEELNGKRIFFGSDPVCISFAKVASSSSESSHSAVDGLNKAFSNVSFVPSLREVYDDLINVVQSFGFKDLSKIYQILNAACELTDFAAQIPSISKAFSSRRLNAPKLRQVRKRIDNGLCTQEEVEDIAINWLDEVSDLSSDHLGNTVVQKLFDYCSDPVKEMMLERIAPHLAQIGIHKNGTWAAQKIVDVASTEAQMRLIAKHLQPYIPLLFADQFGNYVVQTCLKFGAPMNDFVFEAILNQFWVIAQSRYGSRAVRACLESPDVTEEQRVLVAAAITVYSVHLAMNGNGTLLLTYLVENMNYPHIPILLTRRFVQDIVRVCTHRLAYNSLLKIISISQGDTACGDLVVDAILDTQNDLNPNSLEKILFEQTYGPSFICKLLTHENISASHRQQLQSAVRNVLGTMEDRGSSELKKLAEVCA from the coding sequence ATGCATCAGGACGCAATGCAAGGATCCATATACGAGGGCTCTAGGCGTAATACAATTAGCAAACCCTCTAATAATAACCCGCCTCTGGACATGTCTAGtttaaataatgattttGGCCAACAACTAGATTCTTTAGCAACTGGTGTTGGTTCGGGTTCCCTAAATGGTACCACTAATCCCAGTAGTAATTTCAACGACTCCAACCGTTCTAATATTTCAAGTTCCTTACGTTCTGAAATGGAGATGTCTAACAATTTGTTGAAGAATACGCAAAATGATACTTGGACATCTACCGTCGGTTTATCGGTCCCTGAAAATCAGGAAGCTATGAATTTTAACGAAGGTCCCACTGGTATTTCTTCtattgcttcaaaaaacaattCCTCCATAACTTCTAAGCTGCAAAATAATTCCAATTTAAGTGTCACTTCATCCGCTAATCGTGGAAGAACGTCTTCTGTTTCATCCAGTTATGACCCATCTTTTCCGTGGGGTCCGAGAATGTCTTCTGTTTCCTCTGGAAAACAACACTTGTCGTCTTTGTCTTTACATACTCATTTTAATCCGTCTTCCTCATCCACAGTTTCTTCGGATTCTCTTGAGAGTTCTCAACAGAAGGCTCCTTCTAGCAGTTCGACTGCTACACCGGCTTCTGCAGCTTCGGAGATTATTTCTAATAAAGATCCCGTTGTTGAACCTACTCACTCGGCTTCTAATGCCGCAAACAGCGGTTCCAATACCATTCGTGCAAGGCAAACGACGCGAACACGCTCTAATACTCTTCCATGGAGCCCTAGGGTTTTTGGTCCAACTTTAGGTTATAACACACCTCCTTTTGGTTATCCTCCTACCACTTCTTCTGCTCTGCCAAATGCTTCTGGTTCGTCTTCTTCGTTTTTTGGCCTTCCCACGGCGGTTTCGGCCTCTGCAGGTACTTCTTTTTCCGACATCTCCCCTGCTGCACCAAAAGCCTCTCTTGAAAACAACATTGCCTCTAATGCATCTTCTCTGTTGAATCCTGTCGGTCTTGATCACTTTTCTGCTGCTAGTGGCTGGTCCAGGGATTTTAATCATTTACCTGCTTCGTCGTTGGCTACTGCTCGTTCTTCACTTACTGGTAATGCGAAATCTGGTATTGATTCTTCCGTCACTGGTATGCCATCTGATAATTATGCGCGAGTTGTTGAGTCTTCGACTGCCGAATTCTTTGATCCTTCACTTGCCTCATCTTTCGGTTTAACTAATTATCGTACAAAACCACTGACCACTGGCTTCAATCATCCTAGACCACAAGGGCATGGATTGAATACGAGCTTATTCAATACTAGCTCTGGTGGTTCTTTGAAAAGCCCCACCTTTGAAGTTTCTAATCGATTAGGTGATGTGGACACTGTTCCTGATCTTCCACCTTTGGGCTCCTTGAGTTCTCGCCCAAAACCTTCGTCCAGTTCGAGACGCCGCTCTCAATCCCTTTCAGCTATGTTGAAAACGAGTAACCCTTACATGCCCTCCCCTTCCTTATTGTCTGGAAGCCTGGCTAATTCATCTGAACACTCTTCATCTCCCCGTTTAAGGGGTTCGCCGATTCATAATCAACCGGTTAGTTCATCAAAAAGTACCGCATCTTTGAACACTAATAACAATGGTTTACGTGCTTCAACTCCTGAAATGGCCAACATCAGTACTAGATCCAGCTCTGAATCTAACAATACCAACTCTTGGCCCACCGTTGGCGATGCtactattgaaaatttaaccCAACATGAACCTACTCATGCCCTTTGGGTGGGAAATCTCCCTTCTGGCGTTTCAGCAACTACTGTGGCAACTACATTCTCTGCTTATGGAACTGTTTCGAGCATTCGTATGCTATCTCATAAGCATTCAgcttttcttaattttgaTTCTGTTGAAACTGCAAAGCATGTTCTCGAAGAGCTCAATGGCAAAAGGATATTTTTTGGTTCCGATCCAGTTTGTATCAGCTTTGCTAAAGTtgcttcatcttcttctgaGTCTTCCCACTCTGCCGTTGACGGCTTAAATAAAGCCTTTTCGAACGTCTCGTTCGTCCCCTCTTTACGTGAGGTTTACGACGATTTGATTAACGTTGTTCAGTCATTCGGATTTAAGGATTTATCTAAAATCTATCAGATTCTTAACGCTGCTTGTGAATTGACTGACTTTGCTGCTCAGATTCCGTCTATTTCAAAAGCGTTCAGCAGTCGTCGATTAAATGCACCCAAACTTCGTCAAGTTCGTAAGCGTATTGATAATGGTCTTTGCACTCAGGAAGAAGTTGAAGACATTGCCATTAATTGGCTTGATGAAGTATCAGACTTATCGAGCGATCATCTTGGTAACACCGTTGTACAAAAGCTATTCGATTATTGTTCAGACCCCGTAAAGGAAATGATGCTTGAACGCATCGCTCCTCATTTGGCCCAAATTGGTATTCACAAAAACGGTACATGGGCTGCTCAAAAGATTGTTGACGTGGCATCAACTGAGGCACAAATGCGCCTTATTGCTAAACACTTGCAGCCCTACATTCCACTACTTTTTGCTGATCAATTTGGCAACTATGTTGTGCAAACATGCTTGAAATTTGGTGCTCCAATGAacgattttgtttttgaagcCATTCTCAACCAGTTTTGGGTAATTGCTCAAAGCCGTTATGGATCACGTGCCGTCCGCGCCTGTTTAGAGAGTCCTGATGTGACTGAAGAACAACGTGTACTTGTTGCTGCTGCTATAACAGTCTATTCCGTACACTTAGCTATGAACGGTAATGGTACGCTACTGTTAACTTATCTTGTTGAAAATATGAACTATCCTCATATTCCTATTCTTTTAACCCGGAGATTTGTTCAAGACATTGTTAGAGTTTGCACTCATCGACTAGCTTATAATTCCCttcttaaaataatttccaTATCACAAGGTGATACTGCTTGTGGTGATTTAGTCGTTGATGCTATTTTGGATACGCAAAATGATCTCAATCCAAACTCTTTAGAGAAAATACTTTTCGAACAAACTTATGGTCCGTCTTTTATTTGCAAACTCTTGACTCACGAAAATATATCAGCCTCGCATCGACAACAGTTACAAAGTGCTGTTCGAAACGTATTGGGCACTATGGAGGATCGCGGATCCtctgaattaaaaaagctgGCTGAGGTATGTGCGTAA